In bacterium, a single genomic region encodes these proteins:
- a CDS encoding ABC transporter ATP-binding protein, translating into MSETPALQAEEVRKVFRRDGYDIEVLKGVSLSLARGETAGVVGISGAGKTTLLQILGTLDRATSGRVLYGGKDVTDLHADEMAAFRNRSVGFVFQSHNLLPEFSVLENVMLPCLIARMDPGEAHRRAVALLGEVGLSERIAHRTGEISGGEQQRTAICRALVMEPSVLLADEPTGNLDRATASGVVDLLLSLNRSRGLSLLMVTHNDQVASRLHRVIRIDDGRIAP; encoded by the coding sequence ATGAGTGAAACGCCTGCGCTGCAGGCCGAGGAGGTTCGGAAGGTGTTCCGCCGCGACGGGTACGACATCGAGGTGCTGAAGGGAGTCTCCCTCTCCCTCGCGCGGGGAGAAACGGCGGGCGTGGTCGGCATTTCCGGGGCGGGAAAGACGACGCTTCTCCAGATCCTCGGGACCCTCGATCGCGCGACTTCCGGGAGGGTGTTGTACGGGGGGAAGGACGTGACGGATCTCCACGCGGACGAGATGGCCGCCTTCCGGAATCGTTCCGTCGGATTCGTCTTCCAGTCCCACAACCTCCTTCCCGAGTTCAGCGTCCTCGAAAACGTGATGCTGCCGTGCCTGATCGCGCGGATGGACCCGGGAGAGGCGCATCGGCGGGCCGTGGCGCTGCTCGGCGAGGTCGGCCTCTCGGAGCGGATCGCGCACCGCACCGGCGAGATTTCCGGCGGAGAGCAGCAGCGCACGGCGATCTGCCGGGCCCTCGTGATGGAGCCGTCGGTCCTGCTGGCCGACGAGCCGACCGGGAACCTCGATCGGGCGACGGCGTCCGGCGTGGTTGACCTCCTCCTCTCGCTCAACCGGTCCCGGGGGCTGTCCCTGCTCATGGTGACGCATAACGACCAGGTCGCGTCCCGCCTTCATCGGGTGATCCGGATCGACGACGGGAGGATCGCTCCTTGA
- a CDS encoding lipoprotein-releasing ABC transporter permease subunit yields MRLPVEFYIARKYLLAKRKQTFISIITFISIGGVTVGVMALIIVLAVMSGFERELKERILGATAHAHVTSLNGSIENPFAVAEKVRKVEGVVGASPYIFTPMMIASGSGAVGGVLRGVDTATVGDVTRLRRDLRVGRLEDLHRKSKDGLPGVILGKELAGNLGVGLGDVIEVLVPGGTITPLGAFPKTARFRVVGVSESGMYEYDATFAYVAFEEAGRLLGMGERATGVEVKVRDIYAAGAVAQRIRTTLGYPFWAKDWVQGNRNLFSALKLEKVVMFVILVLIVMVAAFNIISTLIMVVMEKTKDIAVLMTLGATRRSIRRIFAIEGLIIGVAGTATGTALGALLCFLLQRYRFISLPSDVYYISTLPVSLDAGTIFLVVASSILICFLATLYPALQASRVDPAEAIRYE; encoded by the coding sequence TTGCGCCTTCCCGTCGAGTTCTACATCGCCCGGAAGTACCTCCTGGCGAAGCGGAAGCAGACGTTCATCTCGATCATCACCTTCATCTCCATCGGCGGGGTGACGGTGGGCGTGATGGCGCTGATCATCGTCCTCGCGGTGATGAGCGGGTTCGAGCGCGAGTTGAAGGAACGGATCCTCGGCGCCACCGCGCACGCGCACGTGACCAGCCTGAACGGCAGCATCGAAAACCCGTTCGCCGTGGCGGAAAAGGTGCGGAAGGTGGAGGGCGTCGTCGGGGCGTCCCCGTACATCTTCACGCCGATGATGATCGCCTCGGGAAGCGGCGCCGTCGGCGGCGTGCTTCGCGGCGTGGACACGGCGACGGTCGGCGACGTCACCCGCCTTCGGCGCGACCTCCGGGTCGGACGGCTCGAGGATCTGCACCGGAAGTCGAAGGACGGGCTGCCGGGCGTGATCCTCGGCAAGGAGCTCGCCGGGAACCTCGGCGTCGGCCTGGGGGACGTGATCGAGGTCCTGGTGCCCGGCGGCACGATCACCCCCCTCGGCGCGTTCCCGAAGACGGCCCGCTTCCGGGTCGTCGGCGTCTCCGAGTCGGGGATGTACGAGTACGACGCCACCTTCGCCTACGTCGCCTTCGAGGAGGCGGGACGCCTGCTGGGGATGGGCGAGCGCGCCACGGGGGTGGAGGTCAAGGTGCGGGACATCTACGCTGCCGGCGCGGTCGCGCAGCGGATCCGGACGACCCTCGGGTATCCGTTTTGGGCGAAGGACTGGGTGCAGGGCAACCGGAACCTCTTCTCCGCCCTGAAGCTCGAAAAGGTGGTGATGTTCGTCATCCTCGTCCTCATCGTGATGGTCGCAGCCTTCAACATCATCTCCACCCTGATCATGGTCGTGATGGAGAAGACGAAGGACATCGCGGTCTTGATGACGCTGGGAGCGACGCGCCGCTCGATCCGGAGGATCTTCGCCATCGAGGGGCTGATCATCGGGGTGGCCGGCACCGCGACCGGGACCGCGCTCGGGGCGTTGCTGTGCTTCCTTCTCCAGAGGTATCGGTTCATCAGCCTGCCGAGCGACGTCTACTACATCTCCACCCTCCCCGTCTCCCTCGATGCGGGGACCATTTTCCTCGTGGTTGCCAGCTCCATCCTGATCTGCTTCCTCGCCACCCTTTATCCCGCACTTCAGGCGTCCCGCGTGGACCCCGCGGAGGCGATCCGGTATGAGTGA